From Candidatus Poribacteria bacterium, a single genomic window includes:
- a CDS encoding SUMF1/EgtB/PvdO family nonheme iron enzyme produces the protein MQKLRIEGAVHTNSLGMQFVRIEPGTFMMGSENAALSDELTDGKAHLRDGDWDEKPVHQVTLTMPFYFGIFQVTNAQYEEFQPSHSELRSKLGFSRDDDEAVVFVDWHDATRFCEWLSEKEGFPYRLPTEAEWEYVCRAGTTTHFHTGDTLPSDFHKNVGESWYPDAGRSRGAEEVMPLHIGQTPPNAWGVHDMHGNVEEWCRDWSGPYEPHPQVDPVGRETGLYRVTRGGSHSTLLCYLRSANRMAAVPEDKHWYIGFRVVCGEVPQAAPTPAPKVALWGRNVKQEPASAPAPETPYFAEPIPYVKIPEGSNGPLFSAHNHVPSITECSNGDMFTAWYSCVTERGRELTVAASRLRFSETEWDPAEPFWGPPDRNNHATALWRNENGRIYHFNGLSAAATWGPLALVMRYSDDNGATWSKPRFISPEHRLRHMPITSVFRRENGSILLACDAVSGGDGGTAIWLSDDDGETWYDPGAGQPIPEFAEGKTGGWIAGIHAAVVELTDGRLLAYGRGDTINGRMPKSVSADDGKTWHYSASQFPVLSGGQRCVLLRLQEGPIFFASFTGDRREPTPMPIVDTSGNERLATGLFSALSYDDGETWKHIRPVTDDGADRDMETLDGRPFTMGLNSAEPGGYLAVHQGQNGIIHLISSRLHYRFNLAWLQKPPPSEAKDYLLQTDRSRYHW, from the coding sequence ATGCAAAAATTACGGATCGAAGGCGCAGTACATACCAATTCGCTCGGTATGCAGTTCGTCAGAATTGAACCCGGTACCTTCATGATGGGTTCAGAGAACGCTGCATTATCAGATGAATTGACGGATGGAAAGGCACACCTCCGAGATGGCGATTGGGACGAAAAACCGGTACATCAGGTAACGCTCACTATGCCCTTTTATTTCGGGATTTTTCAGGTTACCAATGCGCAATACGAAGAATTCCAGCCGTCACACAGTGAGCTCCGTAGCAAGCTTGGCTTTTCACGGGACGATGACGAAGCCGTTGTATTTGTGGATTGGCACGACGCGACGCGCTTCTGTGAATGGCTTTCTGAAAAGGAGGGATTCCCTTATCGACTGCCGACTGAAGCCGAATGGGAGTACGTATGTCGGGCAGGCACAACAACCCATTTCCATACGGGTGATACCTTACCCTCCGATTTCCACAAAAACGTTGGAGAGAGTTGGTACCCAGACGCTGGACGGAGCCGCGGGGCAGAAGAAGTGATGCCGCTCCATATCGGACAAACACCCCCCAACGCCTGGGGTGTCCACGATATGCACGGAAATGTAGAGGAGTGGTGTCGAGATTGGTCTGGACCTTACGAACCGCATCCACAAGTCGATCCGGTCGGTAGAGAGACCGGTCTATATCGTGTTACACGGGGTGGCAGTCATTCAACATTACTCTGTTATTTACGGTCTGCAAATCGGATGGCGGCGGTACCTGAAGATAAACACTGGTATATCGGGTTTCGCGTCGTTTGTGGTGAAGTCCCGCAAGCAGCACCTACACCTGCACCGAAGGTCGCATTGTGGGGACGGAATGTCAAACAGGAACCCGCAAGTGCACCCGCGCCAGAAACACCTTATTTCGCTGAACCGATACCCTACGTTAAAATCCCGGAAGGTTCAAACGGACCGCTCTTCTCAGCACACAATCATGTTCCATCAATCACTGAATGCTCAAACGGTGATATGTTCACGGCGTGGTATTCGTGCGTAACAGAGCGCGGACGTGAATTGACGGTTGCTGCAAGCCGATTGCGATTTAGCGAAACGGAATGGGATCCCGCTGAACCCTTCTGGGGTCCGCCTGATCGCAATAATCACGCCACTGCTTTATGGCGAAACGAAAACGGACGGATTTATCATTTCAACGGTCTTTCTGCTGCCGCGACGTGGGGTCCCTTAGCATTAGTGATGCGCTATTCCGATGACAACGGCGCGACGTGGTCGAAACCGCGCTTCATCTCACCCGAACACCGGCTCCGACACATGCCGATTACCTCTGTCTTCCGCAGAGAGAACGGTTCTATACTCCTCGCCTGCGATGCAGTGAGCGGTGGAGACGGAGGCACTGCAATATGGCTTTCCGACGATGATGGAGAGACGTGGTACGATCCGGGGGCGGGGCAACCTATTCCCGAATTCGCCGAAGGAAAAACCGGAGGTTGGATTGCTGGCATACACGCAGCTGTCGTCGAACTCACGGATGGAAGGCTCTTGGCTTACGGTCGCGGCGATACTATTAACGGACGAATGCCAAAAAGCGTCTCCGCAGATGACGGCAAAACGTGGCACTATAGCGCAAGCCAGTTTCCCGTGCTTTCGGGTGGGCAACGCTGCGTGCTTTTGCGGCTTCAAGAGGGACCCATCTTCTTCGCCTCTTTCACAGGGGATCGGCGCGAACCGACACCGATGCCGATTGTCGATACTTCTGGAAACGAACGTCTCGCTACGGGACTTTTTAGTGCGTTGTCCTACGACGATGGCGAGACATGGAAACATATCCGTCCGGTTACAGACGACGGGGCAGATCGAGACATGGAAACGCTGGATGGACGCCCCTTTACGATGGGACTCAACAGTGCCGAACCGGGCGGGTACCTCGCCGTTCACCAAGGGCAAAACGGGATTATCCATCTGATTAGCAGCCGTCTACACTATCGATTTAACCTTGCATGGCTGCAAAAGCCACCGCCATCAGAAGCGAAAGATTATCTGCTTCAAACTGATAGAAGTAGATACCACTGGTAA
- a CDS encoding sigma-70 family RNA polymerase sigma factor: protein MSTSQREMPPYQHEGPFVADNATLSRLRPDMKRCAGCIAFHSPQCPDFRDDLEQFAAMVLIEKGPTYDPSHKSRASFGTFIRPRICLRLMNAKRREVKHRSRLGLVSAPGDAFAEAKDSTPQGVSVIATYPDSGATHFTEAVADAALREDFFAAMPELLTPLTPREREVFQYLRTDASSSAIAASMELSKGRVSQLKKQVIEKLTEACRKRGWRPESI, encoded by the coding sequence ATGTCAACTTCCCAACGCGAAATGCCCCCGTATCAACACGAAGGGCCCTTCGTTGCCGATAATGCCACGCTATCCCGTTTACGTCCAGATATGAAACGGTGTGCGGGGTGTATTGCCTTTCATTCGCCTCAGTGCCCTGACTTCCGTGATGACTTGGAGCAGTTCGCTGCGATGGTGCTGATTGAAAAGGGACCCACCTATGATCCGTCTCACAAAAGTCGTGCGAGTTTCGGGACGTTCATCCGTCCGCGTATCTGCTTGCGTCTGATGAATGCGAAAAGACGGGAAGTGAAGCATCGGTCTCGACTGGGGCTGGTCTCGGCTCCTGGAGATGCTTTTGCTGAGGCGAAGGACAGCACCCCTCAAGGTGTATCTGTGATAGCGACATATCCTGACTCGGGCGCGACACATTTTACGGAAGCGGTTGCAGATGCAGCCTTACGTGAAGATTTCTTTGCGGCGATGCCGGAACTTCTGACACCTCTAACCCCGCGTGAGCGTGAAGTTTTTCAATACCTCCGCACGGATGCCTCTTCGAGTGCGATTGCCGCGTCGATGGAATTGAGCAAAGGTCGCGTGAGTCAGTTGAAAAAACAGGTGATTGAGAAACTCACCGAAGCATGTCGAAAACGTGGATGGAGGCCCGAATCTATTTAA
- a CDS encoding LamG domain-containing protein — MKQSVFFLALFFLLITMTMVGEAQDLVLHLSFDELAGDVAKDLSDFGNDATFKGNPKLIDGVFGKALEFDGKTSGQIPDHASLDIVDGITIEFWAIVKGGEAIQSGVEKGTAWVAGLYNLAALYNGGTILQFFDLPDPCNDDNIGPSIQDGEWHFLAGTWDGDDILLYIDGELEAEMPCKGELKPNNDPLFIGARGGSGRFLTGALDEIKVYNYALTKDELLQDMAEPVPLDVDGRDKLATVWARLKTR; from the coding sequence TTGAAACAGAGTGTTTTTTTCTTGGCCCTTTTCTTTCTATTGATAACTATGACAATGGTTGGTGAGGCACAAGATTTGGTTTTACATCTCTCTTTTGATGAATTGGCTGGTGATGTCGCAAAAGATCTGTCCGACTTCGGTAACGACGCAACCTTTAAAGGCAATCCGAAGTTAATTGATGGCGTTTTCGGGAAAGCGTTGGAGTTTGATGGCAAGACCTCTGGGCAAATTCCAGACCACGCCAGCCTTGATATTGTTGATGGAATTACCATTGAGTTCTGGGCAATCGTTAAAGGCGGAGAAGCGATCCAAAGTGGTGTTGAAAAAGGAACTGCTTGGGTTGCTGGTCTATATAATCTCGCTGCGCTTTATAACGGTGGAACGATCCTTCAATTCTTTGATTTACCGGACCCGTGCAACGATGACAATATCGGTCCGAGTATCCAAGATGGCGAGTGGCATTTTCTCGCTGGGACATGGGATGGCGACGATATTCTGCTCTATATTGATGGTGAACTCGAGGCGGAGATGCCGTGTAAGGGTGAATTAAAACCGAACAACGACCCGCTTTTTATCGGTGCCCGAGGTGGGAGTGGACGGTTTCTTACCGGTGCACTTGATGAGATCAAGGTGTACAATTACGCCCTAACCAAAGATGAGTTGCTCCAAGATATGGCGGAACCTGTCCCCTTGGATGTTGATGGTCGTGACAAGTTGGCAACCGTCTGGGCACGCCTTAAAACCCGATAA
- a CDS encoding phytanoyl-CoA dioxygenase family protein: MKLPFLLQEVEVSTDLRESNDILDNPDALKERIAADGYLLIRGLHDKETILTARRQILERLQAKGMLAPDAPLMDGIFNPDYLEPTSTGSMGNKAWTQLPAFKAVVEGKPVMDFFKHFLGGEARTFDFKWLRTAGPGAGSPIHYDIVFMGRGTQDLYSCWTPFGDVSLDMGPIVFCLGSNRFEKIRATYGQSDVDRDLIEGHFSDKPLEIVEKFGGHWATTKFSAGDVIIFSMFLMHASLVNTSNKIRITADTRYQLASEPIDERWIGKKPKGHYAWKQENAQIESLEESRKRWGV; encoded by the coding sequence ATGAAACTCCCCTTTTTACTTCAAGAAGTAGAAGTCAGCACTGATTTACGAGAAAGCAACGACATCCTCGACAATCCTGACGCTTTGAAAGAGAGGATAGCAGCAGACGGTTATCTCCTAATCCGAGGGTTGCATGACAAAGAGACAATCCTCACGGCGCGCCGCCAAATTCTGGAGAGACTACAAGCAAAAGGTATGCTCGCACCGGATGCTCCCTTAATGGATGGTATCTTCAATCCGGATTACCTGGAACCGACATCTACCGGCTCAATGGGCAACAAAGCGTGGACGCAGCTACCGGCATTTAAAGCAGTGGTCGAAGGTAAACCGGTGATGGACTTCTTCAAGCACTTCCTCGGTGGTGAGGCACGGACGTTTGATTTCAAATGGCTTCGCACAGCGGGACCGGGGGCGGGTTCTCCAATCCATTACGACATCGTCTTTATGGGTAGAGGCACACAAGATCTCTACTCTTGTTGGACCCCTTTCGGTGATGTCTCGCTTGATATGGGTCCGATTGTTTTCTGTCTGGGTTCCAATCGATTTGAAAAGATTCGCGCCACCTACGGACAATCGGATGTTGACCGTGATCTGATTGAAGGACATTTCAGTGATAAACCGCTTGAAATCGTCGAGAAATTCGGTGGACACTGGGCTACGACAAAATTTTCGGCAGGCGATGTTATTATTTTTAGCATGTTCCTGATGCACGCCTCGCTCGTCAACACATCCAACAAAATTCGGATAACTGCGGACACGCGGTATCAACTCGCCTCGGAACCGATTGACGAACGCTGGATCGGCAAAAAACCGAAAGGGCATTACGCATGGAAACAGGAGAACGCACAAATCGAATCCTTGGAGGAATCCCGAAAACGCTGGGGTGTTTAA
- a CDS encoding peptidylprolyl isomerase gives MLRQQRNKQNQPFATAALLILASFFATFVLSCAQEDRPAPVPRARRAGTGTTQPTAKPQIDPATVVAVIETAKGTIEFEFLATEAPETSKNFIKNAQVMYYKGEKFNRAEELLIQAGSKLAAGDTLPIENGSQEMSRGVVAMAKEEGASVSYASEFFICRGDAILDSDYTIFGNIISGMDVVDSIAMGDAITNITIRDKE, from the coding sequence ATGTTAAGGCAACAGCGGAATAAGCAAAACCAACCCTTCGCAACTGCAGCACTCTTGATTTTGGCGAGTTTCTTTGCTACGTTCGTGCTCAGTTGTGCCCAGGAAGATAGGCCGGCACCCGTACCGCGCGCACGTCGTGCAGGTACAGGCACAACACAGCCCACGGCGAAACCACAGATTGACCCAGCAACCGTGGTAGCCGTCATTGAAACGGCAAAAGGCACCATTGAATTTGAATTTCTCGCAACCGAAGCCCCGGAAACTTCCAAGAATTTCATCAAAAACGCGCAGGTCATGTATTACAAGGGTGAGAAGTTTAACCGCGCTGAAGAACTCCTCATCCAAGCAGGATCGAAACTTGCCGCTGGAGATACGCTCCCTATTGAGAACGGTTCGCAAGAAATGTCGCGAGGCGTTGTTGCTATGGCGAAAGAAGAGGGGGCAAGCGTTTCCTACGCATCCGAATTCTTTATCTGCCGAGGAGACGCAATTCTTGATAGTGATTACACCATTTTCGGGAACATTATCAGCGGCATGGATGTCGTTGACAGCATCGCTATGGGTGATGCAATCACGAATATTACTATCCGAGACAAAGAGTAA
- a CDS encoding trypsin-like peptidase domain-containing protein — translation MHAKALKQQQLLIGLLGLLFYAIPFSFANESILQMFEKDFQKIVADARPAVVKVVATQVNSVWLQPNPKRLALTRQDIGSGILIDTNGHVATTTFEMENPGKIEIVFSDGKVSSAKLLGTDTLTDIAVLRVADTPLTTASKATAKSIKWGDSSKIDTGSWAVTIGSSYGHSPIISFGIVGGWDTLPDQMCGELIKINAAITPGNSGGAVVNTSGEIVGMILAVLTEPIGINSPANVLFGKQDDIDITQFLGQPSPLGSRNQEIAFALPIEAVRTVAKEIIEHGKVARGWLGVEVDSGESGVYVTRVIDGSPAHKSGLLPKDVILELDETAVRSYAELLRCVVTKRPDTSVQLKIDRNGTAQHCTVILGEKPVMPMPLSDSVPSIGP, via the coding sequence ATGCACGCGAAAGCATTAAAACAACAACAATTGCTAATTGGATTACTCGGTCTACTTTTCTATGCAATCCCCTTCAGCTTTGCGAACGAAAGTATCCTACAGATGTTCGAGAAGGATTTTCAGAAGATAGTCGCCGATGCCCGTCCGGCTGTTGTCAAAGTCGTAGCGACGCAGGTCAATTCAGTATGGCTCCAGCCGAATCCGAAGCGGTTAGCACTCACCCGCCAAGACATCGGTTCCGGTATCCTCATTGACACCAATGGACACGTCGCAACAACGACTTTTGAGATGGAGAATCCGGGTAAGATTGAGATCGTCTTTAGTGATGGAAAGGTATCTTCAGCAAAACTGCTCGGCACGGATACACTCACCGACATTGCAGTGCTTCGCGTTGCTGACACGCCACTGACAACTGCATCTAAAGCGACAGCGAAATCTATCAAGTGGGGAGATTCCTCAAAGATTGACACGGGTTCGTGGGCTGTGACGATAGGCAGTTCTTACGGACATAGCCCCATTATTTCCTTCGGAATCGTCGGTGGATGGGATACCTTGCCGGATCAAATGTGTGGGGAACTCATTAAAATCAACGCAGCCATTACACCTGGAAACAGTGGAGGTGCTGTTGTCAATACGTCCGGTGAGATCGTTGGAATGATACTCGCCGTTCTGACAGAGCCGATTGGCATTAATTCACCTGCTAATGTGCTGTTCGGGAAACAAGACGATATAGACATTACACAATTTCTTGGGCAACCCTCACCGTTAGGGTCTCGTAATCAAGAGATCGCTTTTGCGCTGCCTATAGAGGCAGTTCGCACGGTTGCCAAGGAAATTATAGAACACGGAAAGGTCGCGCGCGGTTGGCTCGGTGTTGAGGTCGATAGCGGTGAGTCTGGGGTCTATGTTACCCGTGTAATTGACGGCAGCCCAGCACACAAAAGTGGACTCTTGCCCAAAGATGTGATTCTTGAATTGGACGAGACCGCTGTGCGCTCATACGCTGAATTGTTAAGATGTGTCGTAACCAAGCGACCGGATACGAGCGTCCAACTTAAAATTGATAGGAACGGGACGGCGCAGCATTGTACGGTAATATTAGGTGAGAAACCGGTGATGCCCATGCCCCTATCGGACAGTGTACCAAGCATTGGGCCGTAA
- a CDS encoding peptidylprolyl isomerase, with the protein MKTVCHLFLQFSSRGSFYGSLTFLLLFITVVGCALPFNRNLTPEEQVAVVTTDKGIFVFEFYPDAAPVAVDNFIKLINMKFYDGLTFHRKVDAPGLNIIQGGCPEGDGTGGPGWNIVDEYTNPNQRPHVRGTVAMARANAPNSAGSQFYICFKPQPHLDGQYTTFGGVVQGMDVVDLLEIDDVMTRIRLEAKSKYVKATAE; encoded by the coding sequence ATGAAAACTGTTTGTCATCTTTTTTTACAATTTTCAAGTCGAGGTTCATTCTATGGAAGTTTGACATTTCTACTTTTGTTCATAACCGTAGTCGGCTGCGCGCTCCCCTTCAATCGTAACCTAACACCTGAAGAGCAGGTCGCGGTCGTTACAACTGATAAAGGCATATTTGTGTTTGAGTTCTATCCTGACGCTGCGCCCGTGGCAGTTGATAACTTCATTAAATTGATTAACATGAAATTCTACGATGGATTGACATTTCATAGGAAAGTCGACGCGCCCGGTCTGAATATCATTCAGGGCGGGTGTCCAGAAGGCGATGGAACAGGCGGTCCCGGTTGGAATATCGTCGACGAGTACACAAATCCGAACCAACGTCCACATGTCAGAGGGACTGTGGCGATGGCTCGGGCAAACGCGCCGAACTCAGCCGGGAGCCAATTCTACATTTGCTTCAAACCCCAACCCCACCTTGACGGACAGTACACGACCTTTGGTGGTGTTGTTCAAGGGATGGATGTCGTTGATCTCTTAGAGATAGACGATGTCATGACCAGAATTCGATTGGAGGCGAAGTCAAAATATGTTAAGGCAACAGCGGAATAA
- a CDS encoding sigma-70 family RNA polymerase sigma factor produces MPDLDDELMERYRAGDEDAFTLLVRRHQQPLINFIARYINDRDSAEDLAQETFVRIFKASPRYKPGQAHFKTWMYHIAANLCKNELRNRGRRNRYRIDNVVDGNGDSERIDLIESAPADAAFQPEVALERKELHDAIQSAIAELPEQYRVPLVLRDLQGLSYDEISETLELRSGTTKSRINRARLMLKDKLKSYV; encoded by the coding sequence ATGCCTGATTTAGATGATGAATTAATGGAACGCTACCGAGCGGGGGATGAGGATGCTTTTACGCTGCTCGTACGCCGGCATCAACAGCCCCTCATCAATTTCATTGCTCGGTATATCAATGATAGAGACAGTGCCGAGGATTTGGCACAAGAGACATTCGTTCGCATCTTTAAAGCATCGCCGCGCTACAAGCCCGGACAGGCGCATTTTAAGACGTGGATGTATCACATTGCCGCAAATCTTTGCAAAAATGAACTGCGAAATCGGGGAAGGCGAAATCGATACAGGATTGATAATGTCGTAGATGGTAATGGAGATTCCGAACGGATTGACCTCATTGAAAGCGCACCGGCGGATGCGGCGTTCCAACCGGAAGTCGCACTTGAACGAAAAGAATTGCACGACGCGATCCAGAGTGCAATCGCCGAGTTACCCGAACAGTACAGAGTCCCGCTTGTCCTCCGCGATCTACAAGGACTGAGTTACGATGAAATTAGTGAGACACTTGAACTCCGTAGCGGTACGACAAAATCCCGAATCAATCGTGCAAGGCTCATGCTTAAGGATAAATTGAAATCGTATGTTTAA
- a CDS encoding phospholipase D-like domain-containing protein — MYNDSGVSETDTTSKTSKPNLFVPFLLILLCAVAIGFGIRYYRSIRGATTETPWEVYFSEVTAGTNHYSLEKRLVTRLTDAAARIDAALYDLNSVPIADALIEAHRRGLQVQIFTETDNIEEQIRRLQEAGIPVGDDKDPDSYMHHKFVVIDERYVWTGSYNTTYNGAYKNNNNVILVDSVQLAYNFTQEFRELFLREQVEKSSDMSVVYPQVKLSDGTQISTYFSPDHDTISPLLKEIQSAKTSIHFMAFSFTHDRLGKAMCDRFEANVDVRGVFEGRQVDKRYSEYNKMKQAGLPVVLDENRGAMHHKVIVIDGETVVTGSYNFSKNAETRNSENLLIIKGNQEIAAAYVAEFQRITR; from the coding sequence ATGTACAATGATTCGGGTGTAAGCGAAACTGATACAACATCCAAAACCAGCAAACCCAACCTATTTGTTCCCTTCCTCCTTATCCTACTCTGTGCCGTTGCGATCGGCTTCGGTATCAGATATTATAGAAGCATCCGTGGGGCGACGACCGAAACACCATGGGAAGTCTACTTTAGCGAAGTCACTGCTGGTACTAATCACTATTCCCTTGAAAAACGACTCGTTACGAGACTCACCGATGCCGCAGCGCGAATTGATGCCGCGCTTTACGATCTGAACTCTGTCCCGATAGCCGACGCTTTAATCGAAGCACATCGCCGTGGACTCCAAGTGCAAATCTTCACTGAAACTGACAATATTGAAGAACAAATTCGACGCTTACAAGAAGCTGGTATCCCTGTCGGCGACGATAAAGACCCCGACAGTTATATGCACCATAAGTTTGTCGTGATTGATGAACGATACGTCTGGACGGGTTCCTATAACACGACCTACAACGGTGCCTACAAGAACAACAACAATGTTATACTCGTCGATTCAGTCCAACTTGCATATAACTTCACACAGGAATTTCGGGAACTGTTTCTGCGTGAACAGGTTGAGAAGTCCTCTGACATGTCTGTGGTCTATCCACAGGTGAAACTGAGCGACGGCACGCAGATTTCCACCTATTTTTCTCCAGACCACGATACCATCTCACCGCTTCTCAAGGAGATCCAGTCGGCGAAAACATCTATCCATTTTATGGCATTCTCCTTCACACACGACAGGCTCGGCAAGGCGATGTGCGATCGCTTTGAAGCCAACGTTGATGTACGCGGCGTGTTTGAGGGACGACAGGTTGACAAGCGATATTCCGAATACAACAAGATGAAGCAGGCAGGTTTACCAGTGGTGCTGGATGAAAACAGGGGGGCTATGCATCACAAGGTGATTGTAATTGATGGAGAGACAGTGGTGACGGGGTCGTATAACTTCTCGAAAAATGCAGAAACCCGCAACTCCGAAAACCTCTTAATTATCAAAGGGAATCAGGAGATTGCAGCGGCTTATGTAGCGGAGTTTCAGCGGATAACGCGTTAG
- a CDS encoding transposase: MSEILSLFSVFSPHLSTTPLRQLRHIVFAVLAMTGSVTLRNISRWTLKGGSYRRIQRFSHTVLPWGTLCWVFFRTHLFDPDDVYLLAGDETVVRKSGKATYGLSRFFASTIGKAVPGLAFFAISIISVKGRRSYPMCMEQVVRSETSQTPKEATQPLTPSRKKRKPGRPKGSQNRNKTQGVLNDTLKQVQSLLKTVLATIEGFLPIRYLLLDGAFGNNNTLQRVRGCGLHLISKLRKDAALYLPPEIPYQRRGRPAIYGEKFNPKAIESKYLVSTQTQGNITSEVYQIECRHKRFPDPLNVVCLRKTNTKTQQTSHVFVFASDLALDAETLIDYYSLRFQIEFNFRDAKQFWGLVSDFSNVKQTPIENAANLSMFMVNVSAKLREMWGAEHPGFGVLDIKARYRGQKYLHETLKILPQKPEPIVIDDIAEHLGAIGAIHYTSNQIRTG; encoded by the coding sequence ATGTCAGAGATTCTATCATTATTTTCGGTTTTCAGTCCACATTTATCGACAACACCACTTCGTCAGTTGCGTCATATCGTGTTCGCAGTGCTGGCGATGACCGGAAGCGTGACGCTGCGAAATATCTCACGCTGGACGCTGAAAGGCGGGAGTTATCGCAGGATCCAAAGGTTCTCTCACACCGTCTTGCCGTGGGGAACGCTGTGTTGGGTGTTCTTCAGAACCCATCTCTTTGATCCCGATGACGTGTATCTGCTGGCGGGTGATGAAACGGTTGTGCGAAAATCAGGTAAGGCTACCTACGGTTTATCACGTTTTTTCGCATCAACCATCGGTAAGGCGGTGCCGGGTCTGGCGTTTTTTGCCATTTCCATCATCAGTGTCAAGGGACGCCGTTCCTATCCGATGTGCATGGAACAGGTCGTCCGCAGTGAAACTTCACAAACACCGAAAGAGGCGACGCAGCCCTTGACACCTTCACGAAAGAAAAGAAAACCGGGACGTCCGAAAGGGAGTCAGAACCGAAACAAGACCCAGGGCGTCCTCAATGACACTTTGAAACAAGTGCAATCGCTGCTCAAGACGGTCTTAGCAACGATAGAGGGCTTTCTACCAATCCGATACTTGCTCCTTGATGGCGCCTTCGGCAACAATAATACACTACAGAGGGTCAGAGGCTGCGGGTTGCATCTGATTTCAAAACTTCGTAAAGATGCTGCCCTGTATTTGCCACCCGAGATACCTTATCAAAGACGCGGCAGACCGGCGATCTATGGTGAAAAGTTCAATCCGAAAGCGATTGAGAGCAAATATCTCGTGTCCACACAGACGCAAGGAAACATCACCAGCGAAGTCTATCAAATAGAGTGTCGGCATAAACGTTTCCCAGACCCTTTGAATGTCGTCTGTTTGCGAAAAACGAACACAAAGACGCAACAGACATCACACGTTTTCGTGTTTGCCTCCGATCTGGCATTGGATGCCGAAACGCTCATTGACTATTACTCGCTTCGGTTTCAAATCGAGTTCAACTTCCGAGACGCAAAACAGTTTTGGGGGTTGGTTTCCGATTTTAGCAACGTCAAGCAGACCCCTATTGAAAATGCGGCGAACCTGTCCATGTTCATGGTCAATGTTTCTGCGAAACTCCGGGAGATGTGGGGTGCGGAACATCCCGGGTTTGGGGTCTTAGACATCAAAGCACGCTACAGAGGGCAGAAGTATTTACACGAAACCCTAAAAATACTTCCGCAAAAACCTGAACCTATTGTTATTGACGACATCGCTGAACATCTCGGTGCTATTGGGGCTATTCATTACACTTCAAACCAAATCAGAACCGGATAA
- a CDS encoding zf-HC2 domain-containing protein: MNCLQAEEHFSAYLEDTLDYQALRDFEAHLTTCEACQHEYARFQESVKAVRQLPQIEPSPNFMPKLMQRLAEEPHEFGGITEIIATGWHRLQDGLRRPRWAFSGIVALLLIVAVGGYFYQAGLLFDRDSQPAVVVTPASEPNRLGPPPVELPVDVRRRVRSMDSFSPGGVIQTSRQPMQQHYVLKQVSYTSASTGGGL; this comes from the coding sequence ATGAACTGCTTGCAGGCTGAGGAACACTTCTCTGCCTACTTGGAAGATACCCTTGATTATCAGGCATTACGCGACTTTGAGGCACATCTCACAACGTGCGAAGCGTGTCAACACGAATATGCCCGATTTCAAGAATCTGTTAAGGCTGTCCGGCAATTGCCGCAGATTGAGCCATCTCCCAACTTTATGCCGAAGTTGATGCAACGGCTGGCTGAAGAACCACACGAGTTCGGCGGTATTACGGAAATTATCGCAACAGGTTGGCATCGACTACAAGATGGGCTCCGCCGTCCCAGATGGGCATTTAGTGGTATCGTTGCTTTGCTTCTTATCGTCGCAGTAGGAGGCTACTTCTACCAAGCTGGTCTCTTATTTGATCGGGACTCTCAACCTGCTGTCGTGGTGACGCCGGCATCCGAACCGAACCGTCTCGGACCGCCGCCTGTTGAGTTGCCCGTAGATGTGCGGCGTCGGGTGAGAAGTATGGATTCATTTTCGCCCGGTGGTGTAATCCAAACATCGCGACAGCCGATGCAGCAGCACTATGTCTTAAAGCAGGTTAGCTACACCAGTGCCTCCACAGGCGGTGGGCTTTGA